One genomic region from Halococcus qingdaonensis encodes:
- a CDS encoding ArsR family transcriptional regulator has protein sequence MTEDWDTISFVIRSQYRVDVLSRLVEGPATPSRIATDEGIAIAHVSRALSGLRDDERGMVELLVSEDQKKGRVYGITEKGEAVWERLEAENML, from the coding sequence ATGACAGAGGATTGGGATACAATCAGTTTCGTGATTCGCTCGCAGTACCGCGTGGACGTACTCTCGCGGCTGGTCGAGGGGCCGGCGACGCCGTCACGCATCGCCACCGACGAGGGTATCGCCATCGCGCACGTCTCGCGGGCACTGTCGGGACTGCGCGACGACGAGCGCGGGATGGTCGAGCTGCTCGTCTCCGAGGATCAGAAGAAAGGCCGCGTCTACGGCATCACCGAAAAGGGCGAAGCCGTCTGGGAGCGCCTCGAAGCCGAGAACATGCTCTGA
- a CDS encoding ABC transporter permease, which yields MSTLGDGRIDIDRGTVLRGGLLALAGAIALAVVAPIAWLVVRAFDMGIESALALLSSPSTVQITVNSALLVTAVTAGSVLLGVPLAVLTARTDLPFRRFWTVVLALPLVVPSYIGAFAFVSAFGPRGTLADLLAPLGVESIPTIYGLQGTVLVLTLFVYPYVFLTTRAALLSFDASQIEAARTLNHSYLGAFRRVVLPQIAPGIAAGALLVGLYTLSDFGTPSIMHYDVFTRMIFVEYNAFGRGRAALLSVLLLGLTVAILGIESRLSADDGNAYAGGRRGYTISLGAWKWPALAFCTLVVALCLVVPLGVLAMWLFRGGPGYSAGGFAFEWSYGLNSVVVAALAALVATVAALPVGYLSARTDGPLTDLFDRMTYLGYAAPGVVVGFALVYFGVRYLPGLYQTLPLLIFGYVVRFIPQAVGTTQSSVLQVDRSLLEAARTLGHSPLASFRRVTLPLIAPGVVAGAALVFLTTMKELPATLLLHPSGFKTLVTYIWQVQDAGYYGAAAVPALVLVAVSGLSMLVILTQEGDDVR from the coding sequence ATGAGTACCCTCGGCGACGGTCGTATCGACATCGACCGCGGGACCGTCCTCAGAGGGGGATTGCTCGCGCTCGCCGGCGCGATCGCGCTCGCGGTCGTCGCCCCGATCGCGTGGCTCGTCGTCCGCGCGTTCGACATGGGCATCGAGAGCGCGCTCGCGCTGCTGTCGTCGCCCTCGACGGTCCAGATCACGGTCAACAGCGCGCTGCTCGTGACTGCGGTCACTGCCGGCTCGGTGCTGCTCGGCGTGCCGCTCGCGGTGTTGACCGCGCGCACGGACCTTCCGTTTCGGCGCTTCTGGACCGTCGTGCTGGCGCTCCCGCTCGTGGTGCCGAGCTACATCGGCGCGTTCGCGTTCGTCTCGGCGTTCGGCCCGCGGGGAACGCTCGCCGACCTGCTCGCCCCGTTGGGTGTCGAATCCATTCCAACGATTTACGGGCTGCAGGGAACGGTGCTGGTCCTCACGCTGTTCGTCTACCCATACGTCTTCCTCACCACGCGCGCGGCGCTGCTTTCCTTCGACGCCAGTCAGATCGAGGCCGCGCGCACCCTGAACCACTCCTATCTCGGTGCCTTTCGCCGCGTCGTCCTGCCACAGATCGCGCCGGGGATCGCCGCCGGCGCGCTGCTGGTGGGGCTCTACACGCTCTCTGATTTCGGGACGCCGTCGATCATGCATTACGACGTGTTCACGCGCATGATCTTCGTCGAGTACAACGCCTTCGGCCGCGGCCGCGCAGCGCTGCTCTCAGTGCTCTTGCTGGGGCTCACCGTCGCCATCCTCGGCATCGAGTCGCGCCTCTCGGCCGACGACGGCAACGCCTACGCCGGCGGACGGCGTGGCTACACCATCTCGCTCGGGGCCTGGAAGTGGCCGGCGCTCGCCTTCTGTACGCTGGTCGTCGCGCTCTGTCTGGTCGTCCCACTCGGCGTGCTGGCGATGTGGCTGTTCCGCGGCGGGCCGGGCTACTCGGCCGGCGGGTTCGCCTTCGAGTGGTCCTACGGTCTGAACTCCGTCGTCGTCGCAGCGCTCGCGGCGCTCGTCGCGACGGTCGCGGCGCTACCGGTCGGCTATCTCTCGGCGCGGACGGACGGCCCGCTCACGGATCTGTTCGACCGGATGACCTATCTCGGCTACGCCGCACCCGGCGTCGTCGTCGGTTTCGCGCTCGTCTACTTCGGCGTGCGCTATCTGCCGGGGCTCTATCAGACGCTTCCCCTGTTGATCTTCGGCTACGTCGTCCGCTTCATCCCGCAGGCGGTCGGCACCACCCAGTCGTCGGTGCTCCAGGTCGATCGGTCGCTGCTCGAAGCCGCGCGCACGCTCGGCCACTCGCCGCTCGCGAGCTTCCGGCGCGTGACGCTCCCGCTGATCGCGCCGGGCGTCGTCGCGGGCGCGGCGCTGGTCTTCCTGACGACGATGAAGGAACTGCCGGCGACGCTCCTCCTGCATCCCTCCGGGTTCAAGACGCTCGTCACCTACATCTGGCAGGTCCAAGACGCAGGATATTACGGGGCGGCCGCCGTACCGGCGCTCGTGCTCGTCGCCGTCTCCGGACTCTCGATGCTCGTCATCCTCACACAGGAGGGCGACGATGTCCGGTAA
- a CDS encoding dolichyl-phosphate hexose transferase codes for MSVSESYDFDDVSVVMGTYNEEAAIESVLDSIDEATDGAAETVCVDGSSDRTAEIAREHGARVIEQEPQGYGVAVARALRAADRPVIVTTDCDGTYPMDALPEFLDAINGGADVVSGDRLYHGAATMPPFNRLGNHAFAVLASLLLGERVHDTTTGMRAYRQEVIEDIEWTENTGLSAELLVRPLARGYDVHETPIEYGERLGETTLDPLSGGKDIARSILTVGLEERRR; via the coding sequence ATGAGTGTATCCGAGAGCTATGATTTCGACGACGTGAGCGTCGTGATGGGCACGTACAACGAAGAAGCCGCCATCGAGAGCGTGCTCGATTCGATCGACGAGGCGACCGATGGCGCGGCCGAGACGGTCTGTGTCGACGGTTCGAGCGACCGCACTGCCGAGATCGCCCGCGAGCACGGCGCGCGCGTCATCGAACAGGAACCACAGGGCTACGGCGTCGCCGTTGCCCGCGCGCTCCGGGCGGCCGACCGTCCGGTGATCGTCACGACCGACTGCGACGGCACCTACCCGATGGACGCCCTCCCTGAGTTTCTCGACGCGATCAACGGCGGCGCGGACGTCGTCAGCGGCGACCGCCTCTACCATGGGGCCGCGACGATGCCGCCGTTCAACCGCCTCGGCAACCACGCCTTCGCCGTACTGGCGAGCCTCCTGCTCGGCGAGCGCGTCCACGACACGACGACCGGGATGCGTGCCTACCGCCAAGAGGTCATCGAGGATATCGAGTGGACCGAGAACACCGGTCTCTCCGCCGAACTACTCGTCCGCCCGCTCGCGCGCGGTTACGACGTCCACGAGACACCGATCGAATACGGCGAGCGCCTCGGCGAGACGACGCTCGACCCGCTCTCTGGTGGGAAGGACATCGCGCGCTCGATACTCACCGTCGGTCTCGAAGAGCGCCGTCGGTAA
- a CDS encoding ArnT family glycosyltransferase translates to MGRLGERLDGRRFRLAVLALALIGGLAVWIVSTNLFPYLSLNHDEGVYLQQAGMLLDGKLFLRPPVPESFRPWFFVGSERGFYPKYAPIAAAMFALGRLAGDYTLTLVAIAAANVALLAIVVAETFRHEGRRFARATGLLAGGLLLFSPLFLINSSTFLSYAPTTLWNLLFAAAYLRADHTGSRLLAAVAGLAIGVAFFSRPYTAVLFATPFVVHALWTLRDGRAALIRNGLTAAGGLLGVAVALGYNAFLTGDPFTFPYAAFAPLDGIGFGKRAILGHAKQYTPTLALTANAKVLATFFGRWGIAGVLGTALAACGTVLAIVVPRNRLRARTAVLAGLFVSIPVGNILFWGNFNILGDLEESGAGLIAFLGPYYHFDLLVPTAAFAAYAGLRGALRLHRLLQPRFDARQARVALAVCLLVAGAALAGVTASAASEPLERNGNVTAEYEQAYQPFENRSLANALVFLPTTYGRWLSHPFQALRNDPGFGGDAVYALAERQFAVVDAYPNRTYYRYVYGGSWSPTTGDASEGALRSITVRSGDRLAVDGQFGIPNSPESVTVRLANGDNQSYYTTTRDNGTLDLRLVTDERARVRGEVTPVNGSSIPLTGDTLTLSVFVDRGPTGGFGYRVELPFDRSGDTIRALTPTKEVCPAYRCGGGRGVVNGTSDGVSIDANLTTA, encoded by the coding sequence ATGGGACGGCTCGGCGAGCGACTCGACGGACGACGGTTCCGACTCGCGGTGCTCGCCCTCGCCCTGATCGGCGGACTGGCCGTCTGGATAGTCTCGACGAATCTCTTTCCGTATCTCTCGCTGAATCACGACGAGGGAGTGTATCTCCAGCAGGCCGGCATGCTGCTCGACGGAAAACTGTTCCTCCGGCCGCCGGTCCCCGAATCGTTCCGGCCGTGGTTCTTCGTCGGAAGCGAACGGGGGTTCTATCCCAAATACGCGCCCATCGCCGCCGCGATGTTCGCGCTCGGCCGGCTCGCGGGCGACTACACGCTCACGCTCGTCGCCATCGCGGCGGCGAACGTCGCTCTTCTGGCGATCGTCGTCGCCGAAACCTTCCGTCACGAGGGTCGCCGGTTCGCGCGCGCGACCGGACTGCTCGCCGGCGGACTGCTCCTCTTCTCGCCGCTCTTTCTCATCAACTCGTCGACGTTCCTCTCGTACGCGCCGACGACGCTGTGGAACCTGCTGTTCGCCGCGGCGTATCTCCGCGCCGACCACACCGGGAGCCGGTTGCTGGCGGCGGTCGCCGGACTCGCCATCGGCGTCGCCTTCTTCTCGCGACCCTACACCGCCGTGTTGTTCGCCACACCGTTCGTCGTCCACGCGCTCTGGACGCTGCGGGATGGCCGTGCCGCCCTGATCCGCAACGGTCTGACCGCCGCCGGCGGACTGCTCGGCGTGGCCGTCGCACTCGGCTACAACGCCTTTCTCACCGGCGACCCGTTCACCTTCCCGTACGCGGCGTTCGCACCGCTCGATGGCATCGGCTTCGGGAAGCGGGCGATCCTCGGTCACGCCAAACAGTACACGCCGACGCTCGCGCTGACGGCGAACGCGAAGGTGCTCGCGACGTTCTTCGGCCGGTGGGGGATCGCCGGCGTGCTCGGGACGGCGCTCGCGGCCTGCGGGACGGTGCTCGCGATCGTCGTCCCGCGAAACCGGCTGCGCGCCCGGACCGCGGTGCTCGCCGGGCTGTTCGTGTCGATCCCCGTCGGCAACATTCTCTTCTGGGGCAACTTCAACATCCTCGGCGATCTCGAAGAGTCGGGGGCGGGTCTGATCGCCTTCCTGGGGCCGTACTACCACTTCGATCTGCTCGTCCCGACGGCGGCGTTCGCGGCGTACGCCGGCCTCCGGGGCGCGCTTCGACTCCACCGGCTGCTACAGCCCCGGTTCGATGCCCGACAGGCACGCGTCGCACTCGCGGTCTGTCTGCTCGTCGCGGGCGCGGCGCTGGCGGGTGTGACGGCAAGCGCAGCGAGCGAGCCGCTCGAACGCAATGGAAACGTCACCGCCGAGTACGAACAGGCCTACCAGCCCTTCGAGAATCGAAGTCTGGCGAACGCGCTCGTCTTCCTCCCGACGACGTACGGTCGCTGGCTCAGCCATCCGTTCCAGGCGCTGCGCAATGATCCCGGCTTCGGCGGCGACGCGGTCTACGCGCTCGCCGAACGCCAGTTCGCGGTCGTCGACGCCTACCCGAACCGGACGTACTACCGCTACGTCTACGGCGGTTCGTGGAGCCCGACGACCGGCGACGCCTCCGAGGGTGCCCTCCGATCGATCACGGTCCGCTCGGGCGATCGACTCGCGGTCGACGGGCAGTTCGGGATCCCGAACTCGCCCGAGAGCGTCACGGTACGCCTCGCGAACGGCGACAATCAGAGCTACTACACGACGACGCGCGACAACGGAACGCTCGACCTCCGGCTCGTCACCGACGAGCGCGCTCGGGTTCGCGGGGAAGTCACACCGGTCAACGGGAGTTCGATACCGCTCACCGGAGACACGCTCACGCTGTCGGTGTTCGTCGATCGGGGGCCGACCGGCGGGTTCGGCTACCGCGTCGAGCTTCCGTTCGACCGGTCGGGCGACACGATCCGCGCGCTCACGCCCACGAAAGAGGTCTGTCCGGCCTATCGCTGTGGCGGCGGGCGCGGGGTGGTCAACGGCACCAGCGACGGCGTGTCGATCGACGCGAACCTCACGACTGCCTGA
- a CDS encoding ABC transporter ATP-binding protein — protein MSGKSTQEPYPEAATDRSRGADAPDSAPGSADTADVVLELTDASKEFGAETAVNELSLSVREGELLTLLGPSGCGKTTTLRLIAGLETPTAGTITLDDERVADDTRSVDPEDRDVGIVFQDFALFPHMTVEENIAFGLTDADGDRTDERVADLLELVGLESFGERTPDQLSGGQQQRVALARALAPEPDLLLLDEPFSNLDVRLRVRMREEVRRILEAAGVTAVSVTHDQEEALSISDRVAVLNDGRLEQVGRPEIVFEQPESRFVAAFLGRAGFLSGSVDEAGVHTGIGSFETARMQGLTDDYAGTDIDVLVRPDDLRANPVADEDAGNGRVVHRQYTGSSFVYRVELDTGDVIHCEHNHTTDIHLDQRVAVSFVADHRLAWYPAE, from the coding sequence ATGTCCGGTAAATCCACCCAGGAACCGTATCCCGAGGCCGCCACCGACCGCTCGCGTGGGGCTGACGCGCCCGACAGCGCGCCGGGAAGCGCCGACACCGCCGACGTGGTGCTCGAACTCACCGACGCGAGCAAGGAGTTCGGGGCCGAAACGGCAGTGAACGAACTCTCGCTGTCGGTCCGCGAGGGTGAGCTGCTGACGCTGCTCGGCCCCTCGGGCTGTGGGAAGACGACGACGCTGCGGCTGATCGCGGGGCTCGAAACCCCGACGGCGGGAACGATCACTCTCGACGACGAGCGCGTCGCCGACGACACTCGTTCTGTGGACCCCGAGGACCGCGACGTCGGCATCGTCTTCCAGGACTTCGCGCTGTTCCCGCACATGACCGTCGAGGAGAACATCGCGTTCGGCCTCACCGACGCCGACGGCGATCGAACGGACGAGCGCGTGGCCGATCTGCTCGAACTCGTCGGTCTCGAATCGTTCGGCGAGCGCACGCCCGATCAGCTCTCGGGCGGCCAGCAACAGCGCGTCGCGCTCGCCCGCGCGCTCGCGCCCGAACCCGACCTCCTGCTGCTCGACGAGCCGTTCTCCAATCTCGACGTGCGCCTGCGCGTGCGGATGCGCGAGGAGGTCCGTCGCATTCTGGAGGCGGCGGGCGTCACCGCCGTCTCCGTCACCCACGACCAGGAGGAGGCGCTGTCGATCTCCGATCGCGTCGCCGTGCTCAACGACGGTCGCCTCGAACAGGTCGGCCGACCGGAGATCGTCTTCGAGCAACCTGAATCGCGCTTCGTCGCCGCCTTTCTCGGCCGCGCGGGCTTCCTGTCGGGCAGCGTCGACGAGGCGGGCGTCCACACCGGCATCGGGAGCTTCGAGACGGCGCGCATGCAGGGACTGACCGACGACTACGCCGGCACCGACATCGACGTGCTCGTGCGGCCGGACGATCTCCGGGCGAACCCCGTGGCGGACGAGGATGCGGGCAACGGACGGGTCGTCCACCGCCAGTACACCGGCTCGTCGTTCGTCTACCGCGTCGAACTCGATACGGGCGACGTGATCCACTGCGAGCACAACCACACGACCGACATCCACCTCGACCAGCGGGTCGCCGTCTCGTTCGTCGCCGATCACCGGCTCGCGTGGTATCCCGCCGAGTGA
- a CDS encoding cell surface glycoprotein related protein — MSERSGARAGEHGRSWLVAVALAVMVVGSLAVVPGSAAAQENTTFIVQQGDTCTEVTPLGDGSRTVEQFYDYTVLDDRANYSSLGTTDIQENQVSQLFVYRGSDGLSLVFLHDKINEPYGFVATGDISGLPADGEWAVEDDNYTNRDDTFEYTDTGARIQWNSNGERTDGAAFRGLGSSDYSTITADIAFNDEVDRYPFEEWSGSPSDNEIDNWIVRSGDGSTTELDMSSPVEISPGSCSGGVSTFTATPNGSGANATTGTTDGSTAADTQTATDSPTATDTATATDTQTPTDTPTATAAEDDGDATAGNGSDDGATATDGGGLVGTSSPTQTDSSDAFGPGFGMGAALLAVLALAGVALARRR; from the coding sequence ATGAGCGAACGTTCGGGAGCGCGGGCGGGCGAGCACGGGCGATCGTGGCTCGTTGCCGTCGCGCTCGCGGTGATGGTCGTCGGATCGCTCGCCGTCGTGCCGGGATCGGCGGCGGCCCAGGAGAACACGACGTTCATCGTCCAGCAGGGCGATACGTGTACGGAGGTCACGCCGCTCGGCGACGGTAGTCGGACGGTCGAGCAGTTCTACGACTACACGGTGCTCGACGATCGGGCGAACTACAGCTCGCTCGGCACCACCGACATTCAGGAGAACCAGGTGAGTCAGCTGTTCGTCTATCGCGGCAGCGACGGGCTGAGCCTCGTCTTCCTCCACGACAAGATCAACGAGCCGTACGGGTTCGTCGCCACGGGTGACATCTCGGGACTGCCCGCCGACGGCGAGTGGGCCGTCGAGGACGACAACTACACCAACCGCGACGACACCTTCGAGTACACCGACACGGGCGCACGGATCCAGTGGAACTCGAACGGCGAGCGCACCGACGGTGCGGCCTTCCGCGGACTGGGGAGTTCGGACTACAGCACGATCACCGCGGACATCGCGTTCAACGACGAGGTCGATCGCTACCCCTTCGAGGAGTGGAGCGGCTCACCGAGCGACAACGAGATCGACAACTGGATCGTCCGCTCGGGCGACGGCTCGACGACCGAACTCGACATGAGCAGTCCCGTCGAGATCAGTCCCGGCAGCTGTAGTGGCGGCGTGAGCACGTTCACGGCGACGCCGAACGGATCGGGCGCGAACGCGACGACGGGGACCACCGACGGCTCGACCGCAGCCGATACACAAACCGCGACCGACAGCCCGACGGCGACCGATACGGCAACCGCAACCGACACGCAGACCCCGACCGACACGCCGACGGCGACGGCCGCCGAGGACGACGGTGACGCGACCGCCGGCAACGGGAGCGATGACGGAGCCACCGCAACCGACGGCGGCGGACTGGTCGGCACGAGTTCGCCAACTCAGACCGACAGCAGCGACGCGTTCGGGCCCGGATTCGGCATGGGAGCCGCGCTGCTCGCCGTCCTCGCGCTCGCGGGCGTCGCGCTCGCTCGCCGACGTTGA
- a CDS encoding metal-dependent hydrolase — protein sequence MFPWGHVAVGYLCYSLLSHLRGRTPTSAATIALVVGTQFADLVDKPLSWSFDLLPAGVLAHSLFFALPFSALVLVVARRLSYTQLASAFVVGYLSHLPADVLPSLATGDPSYWPLFWPAMARPGVDVSDPIVGPGAGAGLLENAAYYMSDFLPMLFSPIGVAYVLFMVGVVALWLYDGRPGIGIIGRALGRVTGRSSH from the coding sequence GTGTTCCCGTGGGGCCACGTCGCGGTCGGCTATCTCTGCTACTCGCTACTCAGCCATCTCCGCGGACGCACACCGACCAGCGCGGCGACGATCGCGCTGGTCGTCGGCACGCAGTTCGCCGACCTCGTCGACAAGCCGCTCTCCTGGTCGTTCGACCTCCTGCCGGCGGGCGTGCTCGCGCACTCGCTCTTTTTCGCACTCCCGTTCTCGGCGCTCGTCCTCGTCGTCGCCCGTCGCCTTTCGTACACACAACTCGCGAGTGCGTTCGTCGTGGGCTATCTCTCGCATCTCCCGGCCGACGTGCTGCCCTCGCTCGCGACCGGCGACCCATCCTACTGGCCGCTATTCTGGCCCGCGATGGCCCGCCCGGGCGTCGACGTCTCGGACCCGATCGTCGGCCCCGGGGCCGGTGCGGGACTGCTCGAAAACGCCGCCTACTACATGAGCGACTTCCTGCCGATGCTGTTCAGTCCCATCGGCGTGGCGTACGTCCTGTTCATGGTCGGCGTCGTCGCCCTCTGGCTTTACGACGGGCGTCCCGGCATCGGGATCATCGGGCGTGCCCTCGGCCGGGTGACGGGTCGGAGCTCGCACTAA
- a CDS encoding GNAT family N-acetyltransferase, which produces MSIEIRSATDDDLDKWNSYVERSPQSNPFHLRGSLATLAAHADADLHPLIGFKGQEPVGIFPIFAVERLGVPMAFSPPPDLLVPYLGPALLNMGKLKQRKRERRHQRFVDGCIEWVDEHVGPRYTHVRSDYRYTDLRPLEWNELAASLGHTYTVDLSIGADELLKRFSSDARSNVRDGLPANCTIEEGGERAIRRIVTQIYRRYEAQDKSYGVTPGFVLDLRERLPEGCLRAYVCRIDGRFAGGMITLEDEGTIHRWQGGAKHDAAISVNDHVDWWIMRDAMERDIDSYDLVGADSRRLNKYKAKFDPDLRTYHEAERAGPAMRLARAAYTNLR; this is translated from the coding sequence ATGAGCATCGAGATACGCAGCGCGACCGACGACGACCTGGACAAGTGGAACAGCTACGTAGAGCGCTCGCCGCAGTCGAACCCGTTCCATCTTCGGGGGAGCCTCGCGACGCTCGCGGCACACGCCGACGCCGATCTGCACCCCCTGATCGGATTCAAGGGGCAGGAGCCGGTGGGGATCTTCCCGATCTTCGCCGTCGAGCGACTGGGAGTGCCGATGGCCTTTTCGCCACCGCCCGATCTCCTGGTTCCGTATCTCGGGCCGGCGCTCCTGAACATGGGAAAGCTGAAACAGCGAAAGCGCGAGCGCCGTCATCAGCGATTCGTCGACGGCTGCATCGAGTGGGTCGACGAGCATGTCGGACCGCGCTACACCCACGTCCGCAGCGATTATCGGTACACGGATCTCCGCCCGCTCGAATGGAACGAACTGGCGGCGTCGCTCGGCCATACCTATACTGTGGATCTCTCGATCGGTGCGGACGAACTGTTGAAACGGTTCAGCAGCGACGCACGGAGCAACGTTCGCGACGGGCTGCCCGCGAACTGCACCATCGAGGAGGGCGGCGAGCGGGCGATCCGGCGCATCGTCACCCAGATCTATCGCCGCTACGAGGCACAGGACAAGTCCTACGGCGTCACGCCGGGGTTCGTCCTGGATCTCCGCGAGCGCCTGCCGGAGGGCTGCCTGCGTGCGTACGTCTGTCGGATCGACGGCCGGTTCGCCGGCGGGATGATCACGCTCGAAGACGAGGGCACCATCCACCGCTGGCAGGGCGGCGCGAAACACGACGCCGCAATCTCCGTCAACGACCACGTCGACTGGTGGATCATGCGCGACGCGATGGAGCGCGACATCGACTCGTACGACCTCGTCGGTGCGGACTCACGCCGGCTCAACAAGTACAAGGCGAAGTTCGACCCGGACCTCAGAACGTATCACGAGGCCGAGCGCGCCGGTCCGGCCATGCGACTCGCGCGAGCGGCCTATACGAACCTTCGCTGA
- a CDS encoding DUF1616 domain-containing protein: MSRDSLSENTTADRYAESASALGGLPGDLLLVVAYALVGGGLLVVGLPSTLQFIVGIPLLLFVPGYTVLSALFPGRPSRNAGQVSSLSGMTRTFSSLRSIQQRGVRWGERVALSFGLSLFLVPLLALVLDFSTLLFGTDSPYHTGPIVAVLVGFAVICAAIGFVRRLGLPRDERFGVPVGYWIDDFVGGLTGSSVDALLNVVLVLSVLVGAASMTYALAVPQDGSSTTNFAVGTQDGSGEFTVGEYPRNMTVDQPQQLTVQLQNHEGGPANYSVVAQLQRYDGEEVLTRNTLERFSTQTVPENRTWQRQHTVTPTIAENDLQLVYLLYQGDPPQNPTEENAYRSVHLSVNVSGGGGAGSGGTGAGGGNGSA; this comes from the coding sequence GTGTCCCGTGATTCACTCTCGGAGAACACGACGGCCGACCGCTACGCCGAGAGCGCCTCGGCCCTCGGCGGGCTGCCGGGCGACCTCCTCCTCGTCGTCGCCTACGCGCTCGTCGGTGGCGGTCTCCTCGTCGTCGGTCTCCCCTCGACGCTGCAGTTCATCGTCGGGATCCCACTCCTGCTGTTCGTCCCTGGCTACACGGTACTGTCGGCGCTGTTCCCGGGTCGTCCCTCGCGGAACGCGGGCCAGGTGAGCTCGCTATCGGGTATGACGCGGACGTTTTCCAGTCTGCGGTCGATCCAACAGCGCGGCGTCCGCTGGGGCGAACGGGTGGCGCTCTCGTTCGGGCTCAGCCTGTTCCTCGTGCCGCTGCTCGCGCTCGTGCTCGATTTCTCCACGCTCCTGTTCGGCACTGACTCGCCCTACCATACGGGACCGATCGTCGCGGTGCTCGTCGGCTTTGCAGTGATCTGTGCCGCCATCGGGTTCGTCCGCCGACTCGGGCTGCCGCGCGACGAGCGGTTCGGCGTGCCGGTCGGCTACTGGATCGACGACTTCGTCGGCGGCCTCACCGGCTCGTCGGTCGACGCACTTCTCAACGTCGTGCTGGTGCTCAGCGTACTCGTCGGCGCTGCGAGCATGACCTACGCGCTCGCGGTGCCACAGGACGGCTCGTCGACGACGAACTTCGCCGTCGGCACGCAGGACGGCTCCGGGGAGTTCACGGTCGGCGAGTACCCGCGGAACATGACCGTCGATCAGCCCCAACAGCTCACCGTCCAGCTCCAGAACCACGAGGGCGGACCGGCGAACTACTCGGTGGTGGCCCAGCTCCAGCGCTACGACGGTGAGGAAGTGCTCACGCGGAACACACTCGAGCGGTTCTCGACCCAGACCGTCCCGGAGAACCGGACGTGGCAGCGCCAGCACACCGTCACGCCGACCATCGCCGAGAACGACCTGCAGCTCGTCTACCTGCTCTACCAGGGTGATCCCCCGCAGAACCCCACCGAAGAGAACGCCTATCGGTCGGTTCATCTCTCGGTGAACGTTTCGGGTGGCGGTGGAGCCGGTAGTGGCGGAACCGGTGCTGGTGGCGGCAACGGGAGCGCCTGA